A single Anatilimnocola floriformis DNA region contains:
- a CDS encoding DUF1552 domain-containing protein codes for MEHISNLLHIQGRISGHEHPYNWLTGTNIKQTPGTITNTISMDQVTAAHVGPTYVSSLALSFEDGAGTRTLSRNAMGADIPAIGNYRTVFERLFPPADAGQLKQAQARLDLDKSILDTALEETGDLRRQLGSADRQRLDQYLESIRAVELRMKDNKEILERGRPKFDEAAVRLQPQGKNRMQEHIELMMDLIALAFQTDMTRVVTHSLGGEGGPNYDDYRDWAQAAGAPVRGAHDVHHKGSGNRGEDNADVKVLGLRDEMFCACLARLMNKLKEIEANDGTLLDHTMLLLGGSQISSHSGGNFPMLLAGGRKLGFKHGQHVKFKGGTKPASDLYLTILQQMRCPVKSFKESTGPISELLA; via the coding sequence GTGGAGCACATCAGCAATCTGCTCCACATTCAAGGCCGCATTAGCGGCCACGAGCACCCGTACAACTGGCTCACCGGCACGAACATCAAGCAAACGCCCGGCACGATCACCAATACGATCTCGATGGATCAGGTGACGGCCGCGCACGTCGGGCCAACGTACGTTTCCTCGCTCGCACTTTCGTTTGAAGATGGCGCCGGCACCCGCACGCTTTCGCGAAACGCCATGGGCGCGGACATTCCCGCGATCGGCAACTATCGGACAGTCTTCGAGCGATTGTTTCCGCCCGCGGATGCCGGCCAACTGAAGCAAGCGCAAGCTCGCCTCGACCTGGATAAGAGCATTCTCGATACCGCCCTCGAAGAGACGGGTGATCTCCGCCGACAACTCGGATCGGCTGACCGGCAGCGGCTGGATCAATACCTGGAATCCATTCGTGCAGTTGAATTGCGAATGAAAGACAACAAAGAAATCCTGGAACGCGGCCGGCCGAAGTTCGACGAAGCGGCGGTCCGCTTGCAGCCGCAGGGCAAGAACCGGATGCAGGAGCACATCGAACTGATGATGGACCTGATCGCGCTCGCGTTTCAAACCGATATGACGCGCGTCGTGACCCACAGTTTGGGCGGCGAAGGAGGCCCGAACTACGACGACTATCGCGACTGGGCTCAGGCCGCCGGCGCCCCCGTCCGCGGCGCCCACGATGTGCATCACAAGGGCTCCGGCAACCGCGGTGAGGACAATGCCGATGTGAAAGTGCTCGGCCTGCGTGATGAGATGTTCTGCGCTTGCCTAGCCCGATTGATGAACAAGCTGAAAGAAATCGAAGCCAACGACGGCACGCTACTTGATCACACCATGCTGCTCTTAGGCGGTTCGCAGATTAGCAGCCATTCGGGCGGCAACTTCCCCATGCTGCTTGCGGGTGGACGAAAGCTGGGCTTCAAGCATGGCCAACACGTCAAGTTTAAGGGGGGCACGAAACCGGCTTCGGATTTGTATCTAACGATCCTGCAGCAGATGCGCTGCCCAGTGAAGTCGTTTAAGGAAAGCACCGGCCCCATTTCGGAACTGTTGGCTTAA
- a CDS encoding DUF1501 domain-containing protein, with amino-acid sequence MLKIDCGPNLRMCDGLTRRSFIQAGALGVGGLSLADLFAAPQSNNYVKDKAVVLLFLGGGPSQHETWDPKPDGPGTSTSIAGHIPTILPGVRFASYFPQMAELADRLTIVRSFHTHHAEHNGAHKQIMTADITIPDGKPIKHPGMGAVYARVAGAAHSQTGMPRHVLIPPTLDHTGDRAGFAGSFESVVEGCQPAYLGASFSPFEFQVPMAEGIAKDGKKKRKNDEASENPLIGDLQPQIAASRLNSRLELLKQFDQLNRRLDSSEAMQAVNANTARALEVLRGGEVRDALDLAKENPRILAAYDTERFRNYRCNDQSKFERSGPSIGISLGRQLLMARRLCEAGCGFVTVIHSNWDFHARKGIPNIPEGMSILAPPLDHAVGAFLRDVHDRGLDDKILLVITGEFGRTPSLDENLGRHHWPRLCPLVFAGGGLKHGQVVGESDRRGGEPADNPYSIDDLHSTIMHAMFDVGKLRLDTGLPKIVMERASRGRQIAEMF; translated from the coding sequence ATGCTCAAGATTGATTGCGGTCCAAACTTGCGTATGTGCGATGGCCTTACCCGGCGATCGTTCATTCAGGCCGGCGCGCTCGGCGTGGGCGGGCTGTCGCTGGCGGATTTGTTCGCCGCTCCTCAGAGCAACAACTACGTCAAAGACAAAGCTGTCGTGCTGCTGTTTTTGGGCGGCGGGCCGAGTCAGCATGAGACTTGGGATCCCAAGCCGGATGGACCGGGAACATCCACCAGCATCGCGGGGCATATTCCCACGATTTTGCCGGGCGTGCGGTTCGCTTCTTATTTTCCGCAGATGGCTGAACTGGCGGACAGGCTGACCATCGTTCGCTCGTTCCACACACACCACGCGGAACACAACGGCGCTCACAAGCAGATTATGACCGCCGACATCACCATTCCCGATGGCAAGCCGATCAAGCATCCGGGAATGGGAGCCGTGTATGCCCGTGTCGCCGGCGCGGCCCATTCGCAAACGGGCATGCCCCGGCACGTGCTCATTCCGCCGACGCTCGATCATACGGGCGATCGCGCCGGCTTCGCGGGTTCGTTTGAATCGGTCGTCGAAGGCTGTCAGCCCGCTTACCTGGGCGCTTCATTCTCGCCTTTTGAGTTCCAGGTGCCGATGGCCGAAGGAATAGCGAAAGACGGCAAGAAGAAACGGAAGAACGACGAGGCGTCCGAAAATCCGCTCATCGGCGATCTGCAACCGCAGATCGCGGCGAGTCGTCTGAACTCGCGATTGGAGCTGCTCAAGCAGTTCGATCAGCTCAACCGGCGATTAGACAGCAGCGAAGCGATGCAGGCCGTCAATGCTAACACCGCTCGCGCCCTCGAAGTGCTGCGGGGCGGAGAAGTGCGCGACGCGTTGGATTTAGCCAAAGAGAATCCTCGCATCCTCGCCGCGTACGATACCGAACGCTTCCGCAATTATCGCTGCAACGATCAGTCGAAGTTCGAACGGAGCGGACCGTCGATCGGCATCTCGCTCGGCCGACAACTCCTGATGGCACGCCGGCTCTGCGAAGCGGGCTGTGGCTTTGTAACGGTGATTCATTCCAACTGGGATTTTCACGCCCGCAAAGGCATTCCAAACATACCGGAAGGTATGAGCATCCTCGCGCCGCCCCTCGATCATGCGGTAGGGGCGTTTTTGCGAGATGTTCACGATCGCGGTCTGGACGACAAGATCCTGCTCGTGATTACAGGCGAATTCGGCCGCACTCCGTCCCTGGACGAAAATCTCGGCCGCCATCACTGGCCGCGGTTATGCCCTTTGGTGTTCGCCGGCGGCGGGCTGAAGCATGGTCAGGTGGTCGGCGAATCGGACCGACGCGGTGGCGAACCCGCTGACAATCCCTATTCGATCGACGATTTGCATTCGACAATCATGCACGCGATGTTCGACGTTGGCAAACTTCGACTCGACACCGGACTGCCGAAGATTGTGATGGAACGCGCCAGCCGCGGTCGACAAATTGCTGAAATGTTCTGA
- a CDS encoding helix-turn-helix domain-containing protein: MKKSDELSSVFADIAANLARIADHFDPPPPDKVGTPYVAERLGCTTDYVAVMVREGAIPHHCLVPGTGTGKPWKFFRDRIDRWIEQR, encoded by the coding sequence ATGAAGAAGTCCGACGAACTAAGTTCAGTTTTTGCTGACATCGCTGCGAATCTCGCTCGCATCGCCGATCATTTTGATCCGCCGCCGCCGGATAAGGTCGGAACTCCCTACGTTGCGGAGCGTCTGGGCTGCACGACCGACTACGTGGCTGTCATGGTTCGGGAAGGCGCAATTCCTCATCACTGCCTTGTTCCCGGCACCGGGACAGGCAAACCGTGGAAGTTCTTTCGTGATCGCATCGACCGGTGGATCGAACAGCGCTGA
- a CDS encoding DNA adenine methylase produces MTPQTSQVRQLFPWVGSKWRMMPRLVPLMPYHVRYVSLFGGSAADVLRKPRSKEEVYNDLDKDVVNIFSVLQEPTKRKQLSCRLEYTPYSRFQFAQCIDMVHSNESDQIKRAWAFMVCAIFGFTGKAPSLATAGGFAVNLQMPSSHRWSHISANVAAVARRFRSILIENRPWEQVLKRHDGPDTFIYADPPYVSSTRVNKKMYSSEFSDKDHQALLQALNRTEAKVMISGYPHPLYDELLGGWRRHDFEVRCTISPKRKKPRRTEVVWLNYDQHGRRL; encoded by the coding sequence ATGACACCACAAACCTCACAAGTACGACAATTATTTCCGTGGGTAGGATCGAAATGGCGAATGATGCCACGACTCGTTCCGCTGATGCCGTATCATGTCCGGTACGTTTCACTTTTCGGCGGATCTGCAGCGGACGTCCTTCGCAAGCCTCGTTCAAAGGAAGAGGTCTACAATGACCTCGACAAGGATGTAGTAAACATTTTCTCCGTATTACAGGAACCGACGAAACGCAAGCAACTCTCTTGTCGCCTCGAATACACGCCCTATAGTCGGTTTCAGTTCGCCCAATGTATTGACATGGTTCACTCAAATGAGTCCGACCAGATCAAGCGAGCCTGGGCATTTATGGTGTGCGCCATATTCGGGTTCACCGGCAAGGCTCCGTCACTTGCGACGGCAGGTGGCTTCGCCGTCAACTTGCAGATGCCTTCCTCACACCGCTGGAGCCATATCTCCGCAAATGTAGCGGCCGTCGCCCGCCGGTTTCGTAGCATCCTGATCGAGAATCGACCTTGGGAGCAGGTGCTAAAGCGCCATGATGGCCCCGACACGTTCATCTACGCTGATCCGCCTTACGTAAGCAGCACCCGTGTTAACAAAAAGATGTATTCGTCAGAGTTCAGCGACAAAGATCATCAGGCGCTGCTGCAAGCCTTGAACCGGACAGAAGCAAAAGTGATGATTTCTGGTTATCCACACCCACTTTACGACGAACTGCTTGGCGGTTGGCGGCGGCATGACTTTGAAGTGCGCTGCACGATCTCCCCGAAACGAAAGAAGCCACGACGAACGGAAGTCGTGTGGCTCAATTATGACCAGCACGGACGCCGCCTTTAA
- a CDS encoding helix-turn-helix transcriptional regulator: protein MSAQISTQTKAIVTVAEMARMVGLSRARFYQLIGSAFPTPDRDPETDRPFYVEDAQKVCLEVRRRNCGVDGKPILFYSRRGGAPTMPTKRRESKPQEKVKNKYTGIVDAMRGLGLVGVTDQQVGVVVAKLFPAGIRFDSQRMKRMMTNHGYPSEMIGRVLGLTDKLGVDETFAIFLANFSAAQEDHLRNRNEGRFAHVKHSGHLLLSNLQKVVNKKKAASRRWADQMAGYESMTACV, encoded by the coding sequence ATGAGCGCCCAGATTTCAACTCAAACCAAGGCAATCGTGACCGTTGCCGAGATGGCTCGCATGGTCGGATTGTCTCGTGCGAGGTTTTACCAATTGATCGGGTCGGCATTCCCAACGCCGGATCGTGACCCTGAAACCGACCGTCCATTTTATGTTGAGGATGCGCAAAAGGTCTGTCTTGAAGTGCGCCGTCGAAACTGCGGCGTCGATGGCAAACCGATCCTGTTCTATTCCCGGCGAGGCGGAGCGCCCACGATGCCGACGAAACGACGGGAGTCCAAGCCGCAAGAGAAAGTGAAAAACAAATATACCGGCATCGTCGATGCAATGAGAGGTCTTGGCCTCGTCGGCGTCACCGATCAACAGGTCGGTGTGGTCGTCGCCAAATTGTTTCCGGCGGGCATCCGCTTCGATAGTCAGCGCATGAAGCGGATGATGACGAATCACGGCTATCCGTCCGAAATGATCGGAAGGGTTCTGGGGCTTACGGACAAACTTGGCGTCGATGAGACCTTTGCAATCTTCCTGGCGAATTTCTCGGCGGCTCAGGAAGACCATTTGAGGAACCGGAATGAGGGCAGATTTGCCCATGTTAAGCACTCGGGACATCTGCTGCTAAGCAACCTGCAAAAGGTTGTTAACAAGAAGAAGGCGGCTAGTCGGCGCTGGGCGGATCAAATGGCGGGTTACGAATCCATGACCGCCTGCGTGTGA
- a CDS encoding Holliday junction DNA helicase RuvB C-terminal domain-containing protein codes for MITSGSSVSVNGFSAARIAYRSRGTPRLALRLLQSCHRVARSVGDSTITAAHLHRACELEEIDDLGLGPNEQKYLQILSSGPTRLNVVASILSLPTRTVSAVIEPFLIRSGLVTKEKSGLRELTADGREFLSQSCQQSV; via the coding sequence ATGATCACATCGGGATCGTCGGTCTCCGTGAATGGCTTTAGCGCCGCCCGGATCGCATATCGGTCTCGTGGAACCCCTCGGCTCGCACTTCGATTGCTTCAATCGTGTCACCGTGTTGCACGGTCTGTCGGCGACTCGACAATCACGGCGGCGCATCTTCATCGTGCGTGTGAACTTGAAGAAATCGACGACCTTGGCTTGGGGCCGAACGAGCAAAAGTATCTGCAAATCCTGTCATCAGGGCCGACACGCCTGAACGTGGTCGCATCGATTCTCAGTCTTCCAACTCGCACCGTCAGTGCCGTGATCGAGCCGTTCTTGATTCGATCTGGACTGGTCACGAAGGAAAAAAGCGGGCTTCGAGAACTGACCGCCGATGGCCGTGAGTTTCTGTCTCAATCGTGTCAGCAATCCGTCTAA
- a CDS encoding caspase family protein — MTEPSPTNVAILISVSDYQHQKPLPGCKNDLAVMRQIIERSGKFHQTVFIESDATGSSVKNRLASFISSLSGVPIGELFFYYTGHGMTEGDDFYFLFADYTNAKLNQTTLSHTDLDSQLRSLKPKLAVKVIDACHSAVSYIKNDEIVSKSFEATKQRFEQLYFMFSSRSEESSWADHHISYFTRSFGEAVEKHPQQSILYKHVVDYISDAFRASSPKQTPMFVNQANFTHVFCDISPDLRITIGQLLNPPPLTSAGNSGKIEAESLVVPIRPTHNVAAPPDWTEDQKADYIEALVKKDSERYCNQEEAVAAVKQFWSMFNKGLLVPATQKLFNFSMSHHVTFTYIPNMQAVAKWLDEFNDFLIDVKYSKEAYQETVWVPKEDDDDEPVGLFTVHSRVMRAVTSALHPSSETHEKKVVTRHKDIPIGYTLTLEDLQCGATLNLENKYENIPWFSCHIAIAFTKSDLQVFYSTVRMKERTWNERIPDSTTRWKTFTVGLKDQEEQEDAIADLMREFENVALAAVHEIVGARVQLPEQTITVDVEELEA; from the coding sequence ATGACCGAGCCTTCTCCCACGAACGTCGCAATCTTAATTTCGGTTAGCGACTACCAACATCAAAAGCCTCTCCCAGGATGCAAGAATGACCTCGCAGTAATGCGGCAGATCATCGAGCGCTCTGGGAAGTTTCATCAAACCGTGTTCATCGAATCGGATGCAACTGGTTCGAGCGTAAAGAACCGGCTGGCGAGCTTCATCTCATCGCTAAGCGGCGTTCCCATCGGCGAGTTGTTCTTCTATTACACAGGACATGGGATGACGGAAGGTGATGACTTTTACTTCCTGTTCGCTGACTACACTAACGCAAAGCTCAATCAAACAACGCTATCACACACCGACCTAGACTCGCAGTTGCGATCTCTGAAGCCAAAGCTCGCCGTCAAGGTCATAGATGCCTGTCATTCAGCAGTGTCGTACATCAAGAATGACGAAATTGTGAGCAAGTCATTTGAGGCGACGAAGCAGCGGTTTGAGCAACTGTATTTTATGTTTTCCTCACGTAGCGAGGAGTCTTCGTGGGCTGACCATCACATAAGTTACTTCACCCGCTCATTCGGCGAGGCTGTGGAAAAACATCCTCAGCAGTCAATCTTGTACAAGCATGTCGTCGACTACATCTCGGACGCATTCCGGGCGAGTTCACCAAAGCAGACCCCGATGTTCGTCAATCAGGCGAACTTCACGCATGTGTTCTGCGACATTTCTCCTGATCTGCGAATTACGATTGGGCAATTGCTGAATCCGCCCCCACTGACTTCTGCCGGAAATTCTGGCAAGATCGAAGCGGAGTCGTTGGTGGTCCCGATTAGGCCAACGCACAACGTAGCAGCCCCCCCAGACTGGACCGAAGATCAGAAGGCGGACTACATCGAGGCGCTTGTGAAAAAAGACTCTGAACGATACTGCAATCAGGAAGAGGCCGTTGCGGCGGTTAAGCAGTTTTGGTCGATGTTCAACAAGGGCCTGCTTGTTCCTGCGACTCAGAAGCTCTTCAATTTTAGCATGAGTCACCATGTAACATTTACTTACATACCGAATATGCAGGCAGTTGCGAAATGGCTCGACGAGTTCAATGACTTCCTTATCGACGTAAAGTACTCGAAGGAGGCATATCAGGAGACGGTTTGGGTTCCGAAGGAAGATGATGATGATGAGCCGGTCGGTCTTTTTACGGTTCATTCAAGAGTAATGAGAGCAGTTACGTCCGCTCTCCATCCTTCGAGTGAGACGCATGAGAAGAAGGTCGTAACCCGCCACAAGGATATTCCAATCGGCTATACGCTGACACTGGAGGACTTACAGTGCGGTGCCACGCTTAACCTGGAAAACAAGTACGAGAACATTCCTTGGTTTAGTTGCCACATTGCTATTGCCTTTACAAAATCCGATCTGCAAGTGTTTTATTCGACTGTCAGAATGAAAGAACGGACCTGGAACGAGCGTATACCGGATAGCACAACTCGCTGGAAAACATTTACTGTGGGACTAAAGGATCAGGAAGAGCAGGAAGATGCAATCGCTGATTTGATGCGTGAGTTCGAGAACGTCGCCCTGGCGGCAGTACATGAAATAGTCGGAGCAAGGGTTCAACTGCCGGAGCAAACGATCACTGTGGATGTCGAAGAACTCGAAGCCTGA
- a CDS encoding DUF6602 domain-containing protein, whose protein sequence is MAKRKATKIIDPAEGISAFFDSQARVMLAQFNDINHLLGTDTDWTHPGTLCENLIKQSLRNLLPQRFAIDKGYVFGHSPRTKSHCPEIDLLIHDCIDYSPIYRMQDFVIEQPTISMRTSVLTGFLPPLLRWPERFPGSRFRIAFTSTFGNTGATRRAATKITAYSRCRRLLARSRGTSH, encoded by the coding sequence ATGGCTAAAAGGAAGGCCACGAAGATCATAGACCCAGCAGAGGGAATCAGTGCTTTCTTCGATTCGCAAGCTCGGGTGATGTTGGCGCAATTTAACGACATCAATCACTTACTCGGCACCGATACCGATTGGACCCATCCCGGCACGCTCTGCGAAAACCTAATCAAGCAATCGCTGCGGAATCTCCTTCCGCAGCGATTTGCGATTGATAAGGGGTACGTGTTTGGTCATTCGCCACGCACGAAGTCGCACTGCCCGGAAATTGACTTGCTCATTCACGATTGCATTGACTACAGCCCGATCTATCGGATGCAAGACTTCGTGATTGAGCAGCCAACAATATCGATGCGCACCTCGGTATTGACTGGCTTTTTGCCGCCGTTGTTGCGATGGCCGGAACGCTTCCCAGGAAGTCGTTTCCGAATCGCATTCACAAGTACTTTCGGGAATACAGGAGCTACACGCCGAGCGGCGACCAAAATCACGGCTTATTCTCGATGCCGACGTTTGTTGGCTCGATCTCGGGGAACTTCGCATTGA
- a CDS encoding integrase core domain-containing protein yields MTAKIFHPLLALIASATDRELAKYIQYLKEENKILRARIPGQIHTRPDERQRLIKFGKMIGKAIEELITIVSPSTFYRWLHQEEKKGEKKNPKGGQRKPREVRELVLEIARTTGFGYTRIIGELRKLGIKKISRQTIRNILKEEGIEPGPDRTSDTWNNFLERHGATLWGCDFFSVKSVTARGIETLFVLVFLCIKSREVIFSKSTTNPNSAWVVEQTETFLDQTINRDEKPAIVLHDLDTKFTKEFTAKLKEKGVRTNPLPKTSPNLNGRCERFIGTIKMECLRKFIIFGRRHLDFLVSEFCEYYNKYRSHSERENLPPIREQPPEVETLTMEQLEVKSYVGGLVKSFERKAA; encoded by the coding sequence ATGACGGCCAAGATTTTCCACCCCTTGCTCGCTTTAATCGCCTCGGCCACGGATCGGGAATTGGCGAAGTACATCCAGTATCTCAAGGAAGAAAACAAGATTCTGCGGGCACGTATCCCTGGGCAAATTCACACTCGACCGGACGAGCGGCAAAGGCTGATAAAGTTCGGCAAGATGATCGGCAAGGCCATCGAAGAACTGATTACCATCGTGTCGCCTTCGACGTTTTATCGTTGGCTCCACCAGGAAGAGAAGAAGGGTGAAAAGAAGAACCCGAAGGGTGGGCAACGCAAGCCGAGAGAAGTTCGAGAACTAGTGCTAGAGATTGCCCGAACCACGGGCTTCGGGTACACCCGCATCATCGGTGAGTTGAGAAAGCTGGGGATCAAGAAGATCAGCCGACAAACCATTCGCAACATCTTGAAGGAAGAAGGGATTGAGCCGGGGCCTGACCGCACTTCGGACACCTGGAATAACTTCCTCGAACGCCACGGCGCAACGCTGTGGGGCTGCGACTTCTTTTCGGTGAAGTCCGTCACGGCCCGTGGCATCGAAACCCTGTTCGTGCTGGTGTTTCTCTGCATCAAGTCAAGGGAAGTGATCTTCTCGAAGTCCACCACGAACCCGAACTCGGCGTGGGTCGTTGAACAGACGGAGACATTCCTCGATCAAACGATCAATCGTGACGAGAAACCGGCGATTGTGCTGCACGATCTGGATACGAAATTCACCAAGGAGTTCACTGCGAAGCTCAAGGAGAAAGGAGTACGGACCAACCCTTTGCCAAAAACCAGCCCGAATCTGAACGGCAGATGCGAGCGATTCATCGGCACAATCAAAATGGAATGTCTCCGCAAGTTCATCATTTTCGGCAGACGGCATTTGGATTTTCTCGTGAGCGAATTCTGCGAGTACTACAACAAGTACCGCTCGCACTCGGAACGAGAAAACCTGCCACCAATTCGAGAGCAGCCACCAGAAGTTGAGACGTTAACGATGGAACAACTGGAAGTGAAATCGTATGTGGGCGGATTGGTGAAGTCGTTTGAACGAAAGGCGGCGTGA
- a CDS encoding M14-type cytosolic carboxypeptidase, translated as MSTYAALCICLSLTSADLTVNTDFPGGSGTVVLLDQATRSLTIQPTPHKDTGWECWWYFQLSGVTPGEEITLTVKSMVFGLPRWAGVSYDNKTWKQTPPGKADKGTVTYKLKFDQEKIWLAWGPPFQKSDAEELIERTVKKNVGATKFELARTKFDRPVPALRWDPPAKEGVKRRGIWLQSRQHAWESGSSWVGAGMVDWIASDDPEAKALRETTRIVYVPIMDIDNVEIGAGGKDQKPHDHNRDWSAEPVFTAVAAAQKGISEMNEAGEFNLFIDLHNPAPDDSKPFFYAVPANLLSPERAKKQGEWLAAAEKFLGAEKLSLAKDIKESGPGYHPLWRQISKTWVVHNTRDHVVACTLETSWNTPNSTQEGYQAYGRALGKAIHLYLQQP; from the coding sequence ATGTCGACTTACGCCGCACTTTGCATTTGCCTTTCTCTCACGAGCGCCGATCTCACGGTGAACACCGATTTCCCCGGTGGCTCGGGGACGGTCGTGTTGCTCGACCAGGCAACTCGGAGTCTGACCATCCAACCCACGCCACACAAAGACACCGGCTGGGAATGTTGGTGGTATTTTCAACTGAGCGGCGTAACTCCGGGCGAAGAGATCACGCTCACAGTGAAGAGCATGGTGTTTGGTTTGCCGCGGTGGGCGGGCGTGAGCTACGACAACAAGACCTGGAAGCAAACGCCACCTGGCAAAGCGGACAAGGGAACCGTCACGTACAAGCTGAAATTCGACCAGGAGAAAATCTGGCTGGCTTGGGGACCGCCGTTTCAAAAGAGTGATGCGGAGGAACTGATCGAGCGAACGGTGAAGAAGAACGTTGGCGCGACGAAGTTTGAGCTTGCACGAACGAAGTTCGATCGGCCTGTACCAGCGCTGCGATGGGATCCGCCGGCAAAGGAAGGCGTGAAGCGGCGCGGCATTTGGCTACAGTCGCGCCAACATGCGTGGGAGTCGGGGAGCAGTTGGGTTGGCGCGGGAATGGTCGACTGGATCGCTTCGGACGATCCCGAGGCAAAAGCCCTGCGCGAAACAACTCGCATCGTCTACGTGCCGATCATGGATATCGACAACGTCGAGATCGGCGCGGGTGGCAAGGATCAAAAGCCCCACGATCACAATCGCGACTGGAGCGCCGAGCCGGTCTTCACTGCCGTGGCTGCGGCGCAAAAGGGAATCAGTGAAATGAACGAGGCCGGCGAGTTCAACCTCTTCATCGATCTGCACAATCCCGCGCCTGATGATTCGAAGCCATTCTTCTACGCAGTGCCGGCGAACTTGCTTTCGCCGGAGCGCGCGAAGAAGCAAGGCGAATGGCTGGCGGCGGCGGAAAAATTCCTCGGCGCCGAGAAGCTGAGCCTGGCGAAAGATATCAAGGAGAGCGGCCCGGGCTATCACCCGCTATGGCGACAGATCAGCAAGACGTGGGTTGTGCACAACACGCGCGATCATGTCGTGGCTTGCACGCTCGAAACAAGTTGGAACACCCCGAACAGTACGCAGGAAGGTTATCAGGCCTACGGCCGCGCGCTCGGCAAGGCGATTCATCTCTACTTGCAACAGCCTTGA
- a CDS encoding DUF6340 family protein codes for MTTNMLFRAWPNSAVFFAVALLCAAFAGCAPRAHYMVWHPAELDIQGIERLAIMDFEGEQQSGKIARSALQNQLFENKYYQLVDQAELARVRPVLRPDGSPDMTAALEAARMLNVDVLLCGQVVSYNVADDLQTDHRIDIGGSSSTTDKTKSGSLGFGLDSTQTLTREASVSLAIKLIDVRTGQLKGARQFSHAFNGKRVNGNGELPGREAILTKLLRECAQDTERMIAPHYRQQEIALARTYYGKGMGQIREGNKLAAKGKWQEAEQQWQAAVRENPQSHVAHYNLALAAEVRQDYPAAQEHLDKAIKQYSAVDYQKYKAKLEIDQRKFQAAMAQAQSRPTMIAARQPIQPQQQIAQQPLAGPPPQQQFAQQPMVGPPPQQQMPPQVMMQQPGYPPPQPVMPAAHTQPQR; via the coding sequence ATGACCACGAATATGCTCTTTCGTGCCTGGCCGAACTCGGCTGTTTTCTTCGCCGTCGCGCTCTTGTGCGCGGCGTTTGCCGGATGCGCACCCCGTGCGCATTACATGGTCTGGCATCCGGCCGAACTCGACATCCAGGGCATCGAGCGTCTGGCCATCATGGATTTCGAAGGCGAGCAGCAAAGCGGCAAGATCGCTCGCAGCGCGCTGCAGAACCAGCTATTCGAAAACAAGTACTACCAACTAGTCGATCAGGCGGAGCTCGCCCGCGTGCGACCGGTGCTACGGCCCGATGGTTCGCCCGACATGACGGCAGCGCTCGAAGCGGCGCGCATGTTGAATGTCGATGTGCTCCTCTGCGGCCAAGTCGTCAGCTACAACGTTGCCGATGATTTGCAAACCGATCACCGCATCGACATCGGCGGCAGCAGTAGTACGACCGACAAAACCAAGAGCGGCTCTTTGGGCTTTGGTCTCGACAGCACGCAGACCCTCACGCGCGAAGCATCGGTATCGCTCGCGATCAAACTGATCGACGTTCGCACCGGACAACTCAAAGGTGCGCGGCAATTCTCCCATGCCTTCAATGGCAAACGTGTGAATGGCAACGGCGAACTTCCGGGACGCGAAGCGATTCTCACAAAGCTGCTCCGAGAGTGTGCTCAGGACACCGAACGGATGATCGCGCCGCATTATCGTCAGCAGGAAATCGCCCTAGCGCGAACGTATTACGGCAAGGGAATGGGGCAGATCCGTGAAGGCAACAAACTAGCCGCCAAAGGCAAATGGCAAGAAGCCGAACAGCAATGGCAAGCGGCTGTTCGCGAAAATCCGCAAAGCCATGTCGCTCACTACAACCTGGCCCTCGCCGCGGAAGTACGTCAGGACTACCCCGCCGCGCAAGAGCATCTCGACAAGGCGATCAAGCAATACTCTGCCGTCGACTATCAGAAATACAAGGCGAAGCTCGAAATCGATCAGCGGAAATTTCAAGCCGCGATGGCTCAGGCTCAATCACGACCAACGATGATTGCAGCACGTCAGCCAATACAGCCGCAACAACAAATCGCGCAACAGCCATTGGCGGGACCACCACCGCAGCAACAGTTCGCGCAACAACCAATGGTTGGGCCACCGCCACAACAGCAAATGCCGCCTCAGGTGATGATGCAGCAGCCGGGATATCCGCCGCCGCAACCGGTAATGCCGGCGGCACATACTCAACCGCAGCGGTAG